From a single Catenulispora sp. MAP5-51 genomic region:
- a CDS encoding nuclear transport factor 2 family protein, with translation MTEHPHIALVRRGYEAFNKGDVDTLRQIIANDCVQHVGGDSQVSGEFKGVDAMLAYYGQLAELTGGTFRAEPELYSTDGNGHVIVVHHLTATRGDKSLDQRGALLFQITGDKAVDLLQCDVDLEESDRFWS, from the coding sequence ATGACCGAACACCCGCACATCGCTCTCGTCCGCCGCGGCTACGAGGCCTTCAACAAGGGTGACGTGGACACCCTGAGACAGATCATCGCCAATGACTGCGTCCAGCACGTCGGCGGGGACAGCCAGGTCTCCGGCGAGTTCAAGGGCGTCGACGCCATGCTCGCCTACTACGGGCAGCTGGCCGAACTCACCGGCGGCACCTTCCGCGCCGAGCCGGAGCTGTACTCCACGGACGGAAACGGACACGTCATCGTCGTCCACCACCTCACCGCCACCCGCGGCGACAAGTCGCTCGACCAGCGGGGCGCGCTGCTCTTCCAGATCACCGGCGACAAGGCCGTCGACCTGCTGCAGTGTGACGTGGACCTCGAGGAGTCCGACCGGTTCTGGAGCTGA